A window of the Burkholderia sp. 9120 genome harbors these coding sequences:
- the aroQ gene encoding type II 3-dehydroquinate dehydratase produces MSFASVLVLNGPNLNLLGTREPAIYGSETLDDVAKLCRDAGERLDLSIEFCQSNAEHQLIDWLHAARAKVDGIVINPAAYTHTSVAIADALTAIEKPVIEVHISNVHRREAFRHHSYVSAVAEAIIVGCGTQGYVLALERMTTILKNRAAK; encoded by the coding sequence ATGAGTTTTGCCTCCGTCCTGGTCCTCAACGGACCGAACCTCAATCTGCTCGGCACGCGCGAGCCCGCCATCTACGGCTCGGAAACGCTCGACGACGTCGCGAAGCTGTGCCGCGATGCGGGCGAGCGGCTGGATCTGTCGATCGAGTTCTGCCAGTCGAACGCCGAGCATCAACTGATCGACTGGCTGCACGCCGCACGCGCCAAAGTCGATGGCATCGTGATCAATCCGGCGGCTTATACGCATACCTCGGTGGCGATCGCCGACGCGCTCACGGCGATCGAAAAGCCTGTGATCGAAGTGCATATTTCAAACGTGCATCGGCGCGAGGCGTTCCGGCATCACTCGTATGTGTCGGCGGTGGCGGAGGCAATCATCGTCGGATGCGGCACGCAGGGCTATGTGCTCGCGCTCGAACGGATGACGACTATTCTCAAGAATAGGGCGGCTAAATGA
- a CDS encoding sugar phosphate isomerase/epimerase and 4-hydroxyphenylpyruvate domain-containing protein, with protein sequence MQRSIATVSISGTLVEKLTAIQAAGFEGVEIFENDLLYFDGSPADVRRIADDLGLKIMLFQPFRDFDGVSPERLARNLERAKRKFDVMHELGTERILVCSNVSPDTIGDDMLMTDQLGALARAAEAAGVIAGYEALAWGKHVKTYRHAWKLVNAVNHPNLGLVLDSFHTLSLNDTVDAIADIPGERIAFVQIADAPKLAMDVLEWSRHYRCFPGQGDFDLAGFTAQVVKTGYQGPLSLEIFNDGFRAAPTTTTAADGHRSLLFLEEQTRAVLDAEQRPAGDLYRSPAAPAHVGYQFLEFAVDPATRAHLVDWLDKLRFRQAGRHRSKDVTLFQHGAASIVLNAEPDSFANAFFQQHGLSLCASAFRVDDARQAFERAAGFGYAPFSGQIGPNERVLPAVQAPDSSLNYFVDETPDQPTLFEADFVLTDVNGPAEVGPLARIDHVCLSVPANSLDTWVLFLRTALGFQAEPGVLVPDPYGLVRSRALRSGDGSVRIVLNASVDRHTAVAEALHTYHGSGLNHVAFSTADIFGAIAGFVADGLPVLRIPRNYYDDLEARYALPDETLDALRTHNVLYDRDERGGEFFHAYTEQLDQRFFLEIVERRGGYDGYGAANAAVRLAAQAQRRK encoded by the coding sequence ATGCAACGTTCGATTGCCACCGTGTCGATCAGCGGAACCCTCGTCGAGAAGCTGACCGCGATCCAGGCGGCGGGCTTCGAAGGCGTCGAGATCTTCGAGAACGACCTGCTTTATTTCGACGGCTCGCCCGCCGACGTGCGGCGCATCGCCGATGATCTCGGACTGAAAATCATGCTGTTCCAGCCGTTCCGAGATTTCGACGGTGTGAGCCCGGAGCGCCTCGCGCGCAATCTCGAACGCGCGAAACGCAAATTCGACGTGATGCACGAGCTGGGCACGGAGCGGATTCTGGTGTGCAGCAACGTCTCGCCGGACACCATCGGCGACGACATGTTAATGACCGACCAGCTCGGCGCACTGGCCCGCGCGGCCGAAGCCGCCGGTGTGATCGCCGGTTACGAAGCGCTGGCGTGGGGCAAGCATGTCAAGACCTACCGGCACGCGTGGAAGCTGGTGAACGCGGTCAATCATCCGAATCTGGGGCTGGTGCTCGACAGTTTTCACACGCTGTCGCTGAACGACACCGTCGACGCGATCGCCGACATTCCGGGCGAGCGCATTGCCTTCGTGCAGATTGCCGACGCGCCGAAGCTCGCCATGGACGTGCTCGAATGGAGCCGCCATTACCGTTGTTTCCCCGGTCAGGGCGATTTCGATCTGGCCGGCTTCACCGCGCAGGTCGTCAAAACCGGCTATCAGGGCCCGCTTTCGCTGGAGATTTTCAACGACGGTTTTCGCGCGGCGCCCACCACGACCACGGCGGCGGACGGGCATCGCTCGTTGCTGTTCCTCGAAGAGCAGACGCGCGCCGTGCTGGACGCGGAGCAACGACCGGCCGGCGATCTCTACCGTTCACCGGCCGCGCCCGCGCACGTCGGCTATCAGTTTCTGGAGTTCGCGGTCGATCCCGCCACGCGCGCGCATCTGGTCGACTGGCTCGACAAGCTGCGCTTCCGGCAAGCCGGCCGGCATCGCTCGAAAGACGTGACGCTGTTTCAGCATGGCGCGGCGTCGATCGTGCTGAACGCCGAGCCGGATTCGTTTGCCAACGCGTTCTTTCAGCAGCACGGCTTGTCGCTGTGCGCGTCGGCGTTTCGCGTCGACGATGCGCGGCAAGCGTTCGAACGCGCCGCCGGCTTCGGCTATGCGCCGTTTTCCGGCCAGATCGGCCCGAACGAACGCGTGCTGCCCGCCGTGCAGGCGCCCGACAGCAGCCTGAATTATTTCGTCGATGAAACGCCGGATCAGCCGACGCTGTTCGAAGCGGATTTCGTCCTCACCGACGTCAACGGACCGGCCGAAGTGGGCCCGCTGGCGCGCATCGATCATGTTTGCCTGTCGGTGCCGGCGAATTCGCTCGACACGTGGGTGCTGTTTTTGCGCACCGCGCTGGGTTTCCAGGCCGAGCCGGGCGTGCTGGTGCCCGATCCGTACGGGCTGGTGCGCAGCCGTGCGTTGCGCAGCGGGGACGGCTCGGTGCGGATCGTGCTGAATGCGTCGGTGGATCGTCACACGGCGGTGGCCGAGGCGCTGCATACCTATCACGGTTCCGGGCTGAATCACGTGGCGTTCAGCACGGCGGATATTTTCGGCGCGATTGCGGGGTTCGTCGCCGATGGCTTGCCGGTGCTGCGCATTCCGCGCAATTACTACGACGATCTCGAGGCTCGCTACGCGTTGCCGGATGAAACGCTCGACGCACTGCGCACGCATAACGTCCTTTACGACCGCGACGAGCGAGGTGGCGAGTTTTTCCACGCTTACACGGAGCAGCTGGATCAGCGGTTTTTTCTGGAGATCGTGGAACGGCGCGGCGGGTACGACGGGTATGGCGCGGCGAATGCGGCTGTGAGGCTTGCCGCGCAGGCGCAGCGGCGGAAGTAG
- a CDS encoding AraC family transcriptional regulator, translating into MNTLAHALEPNDTTLAGMLSHFRLLEPVFDAMPDVVFFVKDAEARYALVNRTLASRCGFKEKSALLGSTAEDVFPRRFGRIYTAQDKAIINVGNQMIDQLELHLYPGRQPGWCLTCKQPLRDPAGKVVGLAGISRDLKADESSHPAYSRLAAVVQSIQDNYVQPLNLKQLAAMADMSVAQLERYFHKVFHLTPRQVLLKTRLDAATALLVSHDKVTDVAALCGYTDHSAFTRQFKATVGITPTEYRMLLHGTSRA; encoded by the coding sequence ATGAACACGCTGGCTCACGCGCTCGAACCGAACGACACCACGCTGGCCGGCATGCTGTCGCATTTCCGGCTGCTCGAGCCGGTGTTCGACGCCATGCCGGACGTCGTCTTTTTCGTCAAGGACGCCGAGGCGCGCTATGCGCTCGTCAACCGCACGCTAGCCTCGCGATGCGGCTTCAAGGAAAAATCGGCGCTGCTCGGCAGCACCGCCGAAGACGTTTTTCCGCGCCGCTTCGGGCGCATCTACACGGCGCAGGACAAGGCGATCATCAACGTCGGCAATCAGATGATCGATCAACTCGAACTGCATCTGTATCCCGGTCGTCAGCCGGGCTGGTGTCTGACCTGCAAGCAGCCGCTGCGCGATCCGGCGGGCAAGGTGGTCGGCCTCGCGGGCATTTCGCGCGACCTGAAAGCGGACGAAAGCAGCCATCCGGCCTACAGCCGGCTCGCCGCGGTCGTGCAGTCGATTCAGGACAATTACGTGCAGCCGCTGAATCTGAAGCAACTGGCGGCGATGGCGGATATGTCGGTCGCGCAACTGGAGCGCTACTTTCATAAGGTGTTTCATCTCACGCCGCGTCAGGTCCTGCTGAAAACCCGCCTGGACGCGGCCACCGCGCTGCTGGTCTCGCACGACAAAGTCACTGACGTCGCCGCGCTCTGCGGCTACACCGATCACAGCGCGTTCACGCGGCAGTTCAAGGCGACCGTCGGCATTACGCCGACCGAATACCGGATGCTGCTGCACGGGACATCGCGGGCCTGA
- a CDS encoding FAD-dependent oxidoreductase: MTHHFDIVVVGAGPAGLNAACTAARDGATVALLDDNPRAGGQIWRQGPAHPPQAQLDHLLTRLSGQNNITYWPSTRVVAPLASRGLLLESAEYGGVSVSYGRLILATGARERLLPFAGWTLPGVTGAGALQALIKGGMPVRGERIVIAGSGPLLIAALATARDAGARVVAVVEQASAFDVARFGVSLLAEPAKLRQAVAMTRGFAGLRYWTGSVVHEAHGDGRVEQVTIRRGRQNVTFACDRVACGFGLVPNVTLAQALGCEINDAGEIVVDDAQRTSVDGVLAAGECTGVGGAELAVVEGEIAGLCASGGVGNGAGSRSEYHASNPVPSSSASASASASASANANANANANAALQALQANRARWRRFGQRVATTFALQSAARTPPADATLLCRCEDVSVGEVRACADWRDAKLHTRCGMGACQGRICGAAANLYFGWPSAAPRPPFSPARIETLMAANPTSPASESQ; the protein is encoded by the coding sequence ATGACGCATCACTTCGATATCGTCGTAGTCGGCGCTGGACCGGCCGGCCTGAACGCCGCCTGTACGGCGGCGCGCGACGGCGCCACGGTCGCGCTGCTCGACGACAATCCGCGCGCCGGCGGTCAGATCTGGCGTCAGGGCCCAGCGCATCCGCCGCAAGCACAGCTCGACCATCTGCTGACCCGCCTGAGCGGGCAGAACAACATCACCTACTGGCCGTCGACGCGCGTCGTCGCGCCGCTGGCCTCGCGTGGTCTGTTGCTCGAATCGGCGGAATACGGCGGCGTGTCGGTCAGCTACGGCCGATTGATCCTCGCGACCGGCGCGCGCGAGCGGCTTCTGCCGTTCGCCGGCTGGACCTTGCCCGGCGTGACCGGCGCGGGCGCGCTGCAGGCGTTGATCAAAGGCGGCATGCCGGTGCGCGGTGAACGGATCGTGATTGCCGGCAGCGGTCCGCTGTTGATCGCGGCGCTCGCCACCGCACGCGATGCCGGCGCGCGCGTGGTCGCGGTGGTCGAGCAGGCTTCGGCATTCGATGTCGCCCGTTTCGGGGTGTCTTTGCTGGCGGAGCCTGCGAAGTTGCGCCAGGCTGTTGCGATGACGCGTGGGTTCGCCGGGTTGCGTTACTGGACCGGTAGCGTCGTCCACGAGGCGCACGGCGACGGCCGCGTCGAGCAGGTGACGATCCGCCGTGGACGCCAAAACGTGACCTTCGCTTGCGACCGAGTCGCCTGTGGTTTCGGGCTCGTGCCGAACGTCACGCTGGCGCAGGCGCTCGGCTGCGAGATCAACGACGCCGGCGAGATCGTTGTTGACGACGCGCAGCGAACTTCGGTCGATGGTGTGCTCGCGGCGGGTGAGTGTACTGGCGTCGGCGGTGCGGAACTGGCGGTGGTGGAAGGCGAGATCGCCGGATTGTGCGCGAGTGGTGGCGTCGGGAATGGCGCTGGGAGCCGCAGCGAATATCACGCTTCCAATCCCGTGCCCAGCTCCAGCGCCAGCGCCAGCGCCAGCGCCAGCGCCAGCGCCAACGCCAACGCCAACGCCAACGCCAACGCCGCGCTGCAAGCCCTACAAGCAAACCGCGCGCGCTGGCGCCGCTTCGGCCAACGTGTCGCCACCACCTTCGCCCTGCAGTCCGCCGCTCGCACACCGCCCGCCGACGCCACACTGCTGTGCCGTTGCGAAGACGTCAGCGTCGGCGAAGTGCGCGCCTGCGCCGACTGGCGCGACGCGAAGCTGCATACCCGCTGCGGCATGGGCGCTTGCCAGGGAAGAATCTGCGGCGCCGCGGCGAACCTCTACTTCGGCTGGCCGTCCGCCGCGCCGCGCCCGCCCTTCAGTCCCGCGCGGATCGAAACGCTAATGGCCGCGAACCCAACGTCACCGGCAAGCGAATCACAATGA
- a CDS encoding 2Fe-2S iron-sulfur cluster-binding protein — protein sequence MSSLDAARIRLTIDGRSIDVEAGTTVAAALVVAGVSGARRSVSGQRRAPLCGMGVCQECRVTIDGRAHALACQTLCREGQIVLTGDGERLS from the coding sequence ATGAGTAGTCTCGACGCAGCGCGTATTCGCTTGACGATCGACGGCCGGTCGATCGACGTCGAAGCCGGTACGACCGTGGCCGCGGCGCTGGTTGTCGCGGGCGTGAGCGGTGCGCGGCGGTCGGTGAGCGGACAACGCCGCGCGCCGTTGTGCGGCATGGGCGTCTGCCAGGAATGCCGCGTGACGATCGACGGCCGCGCGCACGCGCTCGCGTGCCAGACGCTGTGCCGCGAAGGTCAGATCGTGCTTACGGGTGATGGGGAGCGCTTGTCATGA
- a CDS encoding FAD-binding oxidoreductase: protein MRADALIVGAGIVGAACAAELAALGMRVEVLDAHGIGPGATAAGMGHIVVMNDSPAEFALSRYARDLWLELAPRLRTRDAFARCGTLWVAADDEEWQAARAMQAAFEAQGVAAQLLDAPALRACEPALAASLAAGLRIEHDSIVYAPTVAEWLLTQSPGAANISVRLGAAVSSIEAGRVTLSNGESISAAHVIVANGLGARQLVRFLPLQPKKGHLLITDRYPDLIRHQLLELGYIKSAHHAVGTSVAFNAQPRPTGQLLIGSSRQFDTTDPAVEMPVLAQMLQRAARYLPTLPTLNGIRAWTGFRAASPDGLPLIGPAGDFAPGVWLAVGHEGLGVTTSLATAKLLAAQITSSAAPIPVEPYLPARFARQVIHE, encoded by the coding sequence ATGAGAGCGGACGCGCTGATCGTCGGAGCGGGCATCGTCGGCGCAGCGTGCGCGGCGGAGCTGGCCGCGCTCGGCATGCGGGTCGAGGTGCTGGACGCGCACGGCATTGGCCCGGGCGCGACGGCGGCCGGCATGGGCCATATCGTCGTGATGAACGACTCGCCGGCGGAATTCGCGCTGAGCCGCTACGCGCGAGATCTGTGGCTCGAACTCGCGCCGCGCTTGCGCACGCGCGACGCGTTCGCGCGCTGCGGCACGCTATGGGTCGCGGCGGATGACGAAGAGTGGCAAGCCGCCCGCGCCATGCAGGCCGCGTTCGAAGCGCAGGGCGTCGCCGCGCAACTGCTCGACGCGCCCGCGCTGCGAGCGTGCGAGCCGGCGCTGGCGGCGTCGCTGGCGGCTGGCTTGCGGATCGAGCACGACAGCATCGTCTATGCGCCTACCGTCGCCGAATGGCTGCTGACGCAATCGCCGGGCGCGGCGAATATCAGCGTGCGGCTCGGTGCCGCGGTGAGTTCGATCGAGGCGGGTCGTGTCACGCTGAGCAACGGCGAATCGATCAGCGCGGCTCATGTGATCGTGGCCAACGGTTTGGGCGCACGGCAACTCGTGCGATTTCTGCCGTTGCAGCCGAAGAAAGGCCATCTGCTGATCACGGACCGTTATCCCGACCTGATTCGGCATCAACTGCTCGAGCTTGGGTATATCAAGAGCGCGCACCACGCGGTGGGGACATCGGTCGCGTTCAATGCGCAACCGCGGCCCACGGGACAATTGCTGATCGGCTCGTCGCGCCAGTTCGATACCACCGACCCCGCCGTCGAGATGCCCGTGCTCGCGCAGATGCTGCAACGCGCCGCGCGTTATCTGCCGACGCTGCCGACGCTCAACGGTATTCGCGCCTGGACTGGTTTCCGCGCGGCCTCGCCGGACGGTCTGCCGCTGATCGGACCGGCCGGCGATTTCGCGCCCGGCGTCTGGCTTGCCGTGGGGCATGAAGGGCTTGGCGTGACGACTTCACTCGCCACCGCGAAGCTGCTCGCGGCGCAGATTACGTCGAGTGCCGCGCCGATTCCCGTCGAGCCTTATTTGCCGGCTCGTTTCGCTCGTCAGGTGATTCATGAGTAG
- a CDS encoding 4-hydroxyproline epimerase gives MGVMKTIDIIDSHTGGEPTRLVVTGGPDLGGGTLAQRLDVFRTRFDDWRAGVVTEPRGSDVVVGALLCEPHDPTCAAGVIFFNNVGYLGMCGHGTIGLIVSLAHLGRIGPGRHRIETPVGVVEATLNEDGSVGVRNVPAYRYRQAVAVDVPGYGALTGDIGWGGNWFFLVANHGQALEASRIGELTAFSGAIRDALIAQRITGADGALIDHIELFGPGSRDGLDSRSFVLCPGNAYDRSPCGTGTSAKIACLAADGKLAEGAVWRQESIIGSVFEASYRRAAQGDGDGGSVIPTITGHAHIMAEGRLCFDERDPFAWGIRTA, from the coding sequence ATGGGCGTCATGAAAACCATCGATATCATCGACTCGCACACCGGCGGTGAACCGACCCGCCTCGTGGTGACGGGCGGCCCGGACCTCGGCGGCGGCACCCTGGCGCAGCGGCTCGACGTGTTCCGCACCCGCTTCGACGACTGGCGCGCGGGCGTTGTCACCGAGCCGCGCGGTTCGGACGTCGTGGTGGGCGCGTTGCTCTGCGAACCGCACGACCCCACCTGCGCGGCCGGCGTGATCTTTTTCAACAACGTCGGCTATCTCGGCATGTGCGGACACGGGACGATCGGCCTGATCGTGTCGCTCGCGCATCTGGGACGAATCGGGCCCGGGCGTCACCGGATCGAGACGCCGGTCGGCGTGGTCGAGGCGACGCTCAACGAAGACGGCAGCGTCGGCGTGCGCAACGTGCCGGCCTACCGCTATCGCCAGGCCGTCGCGGTGGATGTGCCAGGCTACGGCGCGTTGACCGGCGACATCGGCTGGGGCGGCAACTGGTTTTTTCTCGTGGCCAATCATGGGCAGGCGCTGGAGGCGTCGCGCATCGGCGAATTGACCGCTTTCAGCGGCGCGATTCGCGACGCATTGATTGCGCAGCGCATTACCGGCGCGGACGGCGCGTTGATCGACCACATCGAACTGTTCGGACCGGGCTCGCGTGACGGCCTCGACAGCCGCAGCTTCGTGCTGTGCCCGGGCAACGCGTACGACCGCTCGCCGTGCGGCACCGGCACCAGCGCGAAAATCGCCTGTCTCGCGGCCGACGGCAAGCTCGCCGAAGGCGCGGTATGGCGGCAGGAAAGCATTATCGGCAGCGTGTTCGAGGCGAGCTATCGGCGCGCCGCTCAGGGCGACGGTGACGGTGGCTCGGTGATTCCGACCATCACCGGCCACGCGCACATCATGGCGGAAGGGCGGCTGTGTTTCGATGAGCGCGATCCGTTCGCGTGGGGCATCCGCACGGCATGA
- a CDS encoding dihydrodipicolinate synthase family protein, producing the protein MAHIWEGVLPAVTTKFHADFSIDRTWTGKNIEAQIDAGVDGIIVCGSLGEASTLSLDEKLQVLDIAVEAARGRVPVLLTIAENSTLDACRQAEAGSRHGAAGYMVLPGLRYLSDRRETLNHFRSVADASALPLMIYNNPLAYGVDMTPDMFAEIADEAKIVAIKESCGDVRRVTDLINAVGDRFAILCGVDNLAMEAILMGAHGWVAGLVCAFPRETVTIYKLLKAGRLEEARAIYRWFAPLLALDVSAKLVQNIKLAEAIVGLGTEPVRPPRLPLVGEERKAVETLIRSALETRPALPQI; encoded by the coding sequence GTGGCGCATATCTGGGAAGGCGTATTACCCGCAGTCACCACCAAGTTTCACGCGGATTTCAGCATAGACCGGACATGGACCGGCAAGAATATCGAAGCACAGATCGACGCGGGCGTCGACGGCATCATCGTGTGCGGGTCGCTGGGCGAAGCGTCCACGTTGTCGCTTGACGAAAAGTTGCAGGTGCTCGATATCGCCGTGGAAGCCGCGCGCGGCCGTGTGCCGGTTCTGTTGACGATCGCCGAAAACAGCACGCTCGACGCCTGCCGTCAGGCCGAAGCCGGTAGTCGCCACGGCGCGGCCGGTTATATGGTGCTGCCGGGCCTGCGCTATCTGTCGGATCGCCGCGAGACGCTCAACCACTTCCGCAGCGTCGCGGACGCGAGCGCGCTGCCGCTGATGATCTACAACAATCCGCTCGCGTACGGCGTCGACATGACGCCCGACATGTTCGCCGAGATCGCCGACGAAGCAAAAATCGTCGCGATCAAGGAATCCTGCGGCGACGTGCGGCGGGTGACCGATCTGATCAACGCGGTCGGCGACCGTTTCGCGATTCTGTGCGGCGTCGACAATCTGGCGATGGAAGCGATCCTGATGGGCGCGCACGGCTGGGTGGCCGGACTGGTCTGCGCGTTCCCGCGCGAGACGGTGACGATCTACAAATTGCTGAAAGCAGGACGCCTGGAAGAAGCCCGTGCGATTTACCGCTGGTTCGCGCCGCTGCTGGCGCTCGACGTGTCGGCGAAACTCGTGCAGAACATCAAGCTGGCTGAGGCGATTGTGGGGCTGGGCACGGAGCCGGTGCGGCCGCCGCGTCTGCCGCTCGTGGGCGAAGAACGCAAGGCGGTGGAAACCTTGATTCGCAGCGCGCTGGAAACGCGGCCGGCGCTGCCGCAGATTTAA
- a CDS encoding response regulator transcription factor: MRIAILQHDPLMRQSIEKILTGASHTCVTYDDGLAMSKSLARSTVDLLVLDWQGARLAGAEILRLVRAVGGDRLPVVFASSDTSEESMVRAFVGGADDYVALPVRPAEFRERVAALLRRTYPERFSNASFEVGPYRFDTRRQIVLLNGRIVALSGTQFRLAALFFSNIGRVMSRDHIFAMVWGREFREFTRTIDSHVSRLRLLLEIEAPNGFRLQPVYKSGYRLLHLLQDEAANTQKEAA; encoded by the coding sequence ATGCGCATTGCCATTCTTCAGCATGACCCGCTCATGCGTCAGTCGATCGAAAAGATCCTGACCGGCGCCAGCCACACCTGTGTCACCTACGACGACGGCCTCGCCATGTCGAAATCGCTCGCGCGTTCCACCGTGGACTTGCTGGTGCTGGACTGGCAGGGGGCGCGCCTCGCCGGCGCCGAAATTCTGCGGCTGGTGCGCGCGGTCGGCGGCGACCGCTTGCCGGTTGTGTTCGCGTCGAGCGATACGTCGGAGGAGAGCATGGTGCGTGCCTTCGTCGGCGGCGCGGACGATTATGTCGCGTTGCCGGTGCGTCCGGCCGAGTTTCGCGAACGCGTCGCGGCGCTGCTGCGGCGCACGTATCCCGAGCGATTCAGCAATGCGAGCTTCGAGGTCGGACCGTACCGTTTCGATACACGCCGCCAGATCGTCCTGCTGAACGGACGGATCGTGGCATTGTCCGGCACGCAATTCCGGCTCGCGGCGCTGTTCTTTTCCAACATCGGCCGCGTGATGTCGCGCGACCATATTTTCGCGATGGTATGGGGCCGCGAGTTTCGCGAATTTACCCGCACGATCGACAGTCACGTGTCGCGCCTGCGCCTGCTGCTCGAAATCGAGGCGCCGAACGGTTTCCGGCTGCAGCCGGTCTATAAAAGCGGCTACCGGCTTCTGCATCTGCTGCAGGATGAAGCCGCCAATACGCAGAAAGAAGCGGCTTAA
- a CDS encoding MFS transporter, with protein MQATNLGGAQAVTPRPLGRSDYKTLGLAALGGALEFYDFIIFVFFAPAIGQLFFPADMPDWLRQVQTFGIFAAGYLARPLGGIIMAHFGDLFGRKRMFTLSVLLMSVPTLMMGLLPTYASIGVLAPVLLLLFRVMQGAAVGGEVPGAWVFVSEHVPQRHIGYACGTLTAGLTAGILLGSLIASAVNRHFAPAEISAYAWRIPFLVGGVFGMFSVYLRRWLHETPVFAELKQRKAIAAEVPLKAVLRDHGRAVIVSMLLTWMLSAAIVVVILMTPTLLQKQFHVAPATALLANCVATLCLTIGCVLAGSIAGRIGAGRTIFVGGLALALTYYVMFQQLAADTSALVPLYGAAGLFVGVIGAIPFVMVKAFPPAVRFSGISFSYNVAYAVFGGLTPIAVSLMMKSNPMAAPMYVGTICVLGALTTLFIKDASQAH; from the coding sequence ATGCAAGCGACAAATCTGGGTGGAGCGCAGGCTGTCACCCCACGCCCTCTTGGGCGCAGCGATTACAAGACGCTCGGCCTCGCGGCTCTCGGCGGGGCGCTGGAGTTCTACGACTTCATCATCTTCGTGTTTTTCGCGCCGGCCATCGGTCAGCTGTTTTTCCCGGCGGACATGCCGGACTGGCTGCGTCAGGTGCAAACCTTCGGCATCTTCGCCGCGGGCTATCTGGCTCGCCCGCTGGGCGGCATCATCATGGCGCACTTCGGCGACCTGTTCGGCCGTAAGCGCATGTTCACGCTGAGCGTGCTGCTGATGTCGGTGCCGACGCTAATGATGGGCCTCCTGCCCACCTACGCCAGCATCGGCGTGCTCGCGCCGGTGCTGCTGCTGCTGTTCCGCGTGATGCAGGGCGCGGCTGTCGGCGGTGAAGTACCGGGCGCGTGGGTGTTCGTCTCCGAGCACGTACCGCAGCGGCACATCGGCTATGCGTGCGGCACGCTGACGGCCGGTCTCACGGCCGGCATCCTGCTCGGCTCGCTGATCGCGTCGGCGGTCAACCGCCACTTCGCGCCGGCGGAAATCTCGGCGTACGCATGGCGTATTCCGTTCCTGGTCGGCGGCGTGTTCGGCATGTTCTCGGTCTATCTGCGCCGCTGGCTACACGAAACGCCGGTGTTCGCCGAGCTCAAGCAGCGCAAGGCGATTGCCGCCGAAGTGCCGCTCAAGGCCGTGCTGCGCGATCACGGCCGCGCGGTGATCGTGTCGATGCTGCTCACGTGGATGCTGTCGGCCGCGATCGTGGTGGTCATTCTGATGACGCCGACGCTGCTGCAGAAGCAGTTTCACGTCGCGCCGGCCACCGCGTTGCTGGCGAACTGCGTGGCGACGCTGTGCCTGACGATCGGCTGCGTGCTGGCGGGCTCGATTGCCGGCCGGATCGGCGCGGGGCGCACGATTTTCGTCGGCGGACTCGCGCTGGCGCTCACCTACTACGTGATGTTCCAGCAACTCGCCGCCGATACCTCGGCGCTGGTGCCGCTGTATGGCGCGGCCGGGCTGTTCGTCGGCGTGATCGGCGCGATTCCGTTCGTGATGGTCAAGGCGTTCCCGCCGGCGGTGCGCTTCTCGGGCATTTCGTTCTCGTACAACGTCGCGTATGCGGTGTTCGGCGGCCTCACGCCGATCGCCGTTTCGCTGATGATGAAGTCCAACCCGATGGCCGCGCCGATGTATGTCGGCACGATCTGCGTGCTCGGGGCGTTGACGACGCTGTTTATCAAGGACGCGTCGCAGGCGCATTGA